In Carassius gibelio isolate Cgi1373 ecotype wild population from Czech Republic chromosome B2, carGib1.2-hapl.c, whole genome shotgun sequence, a single genomic region encodes these proteins:
- the LOC127951323 gene encoding DDB1- and CUL4-associated factor 8 — protein MCDTDGKSSVPNGGSDDPEPGEGRDEADTSSAPEAQTSPDSANLSSVPEGSEDSQDRALANSEQKQGPGEEEDTDSMDGSGLYSLTEEGERESEGGWQRERGKDESKRSARKRNRPSGGGATRHSSSSDDDDEDDEEEEDAEEEDEQAMEAWLGADLQDLSRPSWRAVPSLRAREIGHDSHRFVRRVCGARGLVQRLELQGRLERHTGCVNTLHFNPSGTRLASGSDDLRVVIWDWASRKAELEFDSGHKSNVFQAKFLPNSGDSTLAMCARDGQIRVAELSATQRCKNTKRVAQHKGAAHKLALEPDSPCSFLSAGEDAVVFGIDLRLDRPANKLVVVKEGEKKVGLYTIFVNPANTHHFAVGGRDQYVRIYDQRKINEHDNNGVLKKFCPSHLVSSESKTNITCLVYSHDGTELLASYNDEDIYLFDSSHSDGADYRRRYKGHRNNATVKGVNFYGPCSEFVVSGSDCGHIYLWDKNSARVVQFMEGDRGGVVNCLEPHPHLPGLATSGLDHDVKLWAPTAENPTTLKGLKEVMKKNKRERDEDSVRHGDQYDTQLLWFLMRHMRNRRPQRARRGEGGEGDTDESWSSPDSSDEEEGGPDHVQCMSS, from the exons ATGTGCGATACAGATGGTAAATCCAGTGTCCCAAATG GTGGTTCTGATGATCCAGAACCTGGAGAAGGAAGAGACGAGGCAGATACATCTTCAGCGCCAGAGGCCCAGACCAGTCCTGATTCAG CAAATTTGAGTTCAGTCCCAGAGGGAAGTGAGGATAGTCAGGACAGAGCGTTGGCAAACTCTGAGCAGAAGCAGGGCCCAGGAGAAGAGGAGGACACCGACAGCATGGATGGCAGTGGTCTGTACTCTCTCACtgaagaaggagaaagagagagtgagggaggatggcagagagagaggggaaaagatGAAAGTAAGAGATCCGCCAGGAAGAGGAATCGACCCAGTGGTGGTGGAGCCACTCGCCACTCTTCCagttcagatgatgatgatgaagacgacgaggaggaagaggatgctGAGGAAGAAGATGAGCAAGCCATGGAAGCGTGGCTGGGAGCAGACCTGCAGGATTTGAGTCGCCCTTCGTGGCGCGCGGTCCCGTCACTGCGTGCCCGAGAGATCGGCCATGATTCGCATCGGTTTGTGAGGAGGGTGTGTGGGGCGCGAGGTCTAGTGCAGAGGCTGGAACTGCAGGGCCGTCTGGAGAGACACACGGGCTGCGTGAACACCCTCCACTTTAACCCCTCTGGGACCCGCCTGGCTTCCGGTAGCGATGACCTCCGTGTGGTAATCTGGGACTGGGCTAGCAGAAAGGCAGAGCTGGAGTTTGACAGTGGACATAAGAGCAATGTCTTCCAG GCAAAGTTCCTCCCAAACAGTGGTGACTCCACTTTGGCCATGTGTGCCCGAGATGGACAGATCAGAGTGGCTGAGCTTTCTGCCACACAGCGTTGCAAGAACACCAAAAGAGTGGCTCAGCACAAAGGTGCAGCTCATAAG CTTGCACTGGAGCCAGACTCTCCCTGCTCTTTCCTCTCCGCTGGTGAAGATGCAGTAGTGTTCGGCATTGACCTGCGCTTAGACAGACCTGCCAA CAAACTGGTAGTGGTGAAGGAAGGTGAAAAGAAGGTGGGGCTGTACACCATTTTCGTGAATCCAGCCAACACACACCACTTTGCTGTGGGTGGTAGAGACCAGTATGTCAG GATCTATGAccagagaaaaataaatgaacatgataATAATGGTGTGCTGAAGAAGTTTTGTCCCTCTCACTTGGTGTCCAGCGAGTCCAAAACAAATATCACCTGTTTAGTGTACAGCCATGACGGCACAg AACTGCTGGCAAGTTACAATGATGAGGACATTTACCTTTTTGACTCCAGCCACAGTGATGGAGCAGATTACCGCAGGAGATACAAGGGTCACCGCAACAATGCTACAG TGAAGGGAGTTAACTTTTACGGTCCCTGTAGTGAGTTTGTTGTCAGTGGCAGTGACTGTGGACACATCTACCTGTGGGATAAGAACTCTGCTCGTGTGGTTCAGTTTATGGAGGGAGACCGGGGAGGAGTG GTGAACTGCCTGGAGCCACATCCTCATCTTCCAGGTTTAGCAACCAGTGGATTGGACCATGATGTGAAGTTATGGGCGCCAACTGCTGAGAATCCCACTACACTAAAGGGACTTAAAGAG GTAATGAAGAAGAACAAGCGAGAACGGGATGAAGACAGCGTTCGTCATGGAGACCAGTATGACACACAGCTCCTCTGGTTCCTAATGAGACACATGAGAAACCGAAGACCTCAGCGG GCCCGGCGAGGGGAGGGAGGAGAGGGCGACACAGACGAATCCTGGAGCTCGCCAGATTCCTCTGATGAAGAAGAAGGAGGGCCAGACCATGTGCAGTGCATGTCCTCCTGA